In Cotesia glomerata isolate CgM1 linkage group LG1, MPM_Cglom_v2.3, whole genome shotgun sequence, one genomic interval encodes:
- the LOC123272043 gene encoding uncharacterized protein LOC123272043, with translation MLVQSNTSRFKQKLNSADTILYRDYEIIPLFDSPHLTKGSRNNLLTKTLEYNHKPVPSQDFFNLFRFIDKTTPGLYHASWKYIEKTYRIDKNRTTGSRMTKLTDEHIYEKKIRKMRVFPAAQINSVTTSNLIKTLIDSPDPIMTTEGEQRLEREALFTAEILRFFNDLFDSMNVSPSHEKDTAPLRCNVHDNSPHHEFWAYSKHFLTNLSFLDPKNEKKKNCAYIR, from the exons ATGCTAGTGCAATCGAATACTTCAAGatttaagcaaaaattaaattctg CCGATACTATCCTTTATCGTGACTATGAAATTATCCCATTGTTTGACAGCCCACATCTCACAAAAGGGTCCCGGAATAATTTATTGACTAAAACATTGGAGTATAATCATAAACCTGTCCCAAGTCAGGATTTCTTTAATTTGTTCCGGTTCATCGATAAAACTACTCCAGGTCTTTATCATGCATCATGGAAGTACATTGAAAAGACTTATCGAATTGACAAAAATAGAACAACTGGCTCGAGAATGACAAAACTCACAGACGAAcacatttatgaaaaaaaaatacggaAAATGAGAGTTTTTCCTGCTGCACAAATCAATAGCGTTACTACTTCCAACTTAATTAAGACTCTGATCGATTCTCcag ATCCTATCATGACAACCGAAGGAGAGCAGAGATTAGAACGAGAGGCATTATTTACTGCAGAAATTTTACggttttttaatgatttgttCGATTCCATGAATGTTTCTCCTTCCCATGAAAAAGATACTGCTCCGCTGCGCTGTAATGTTCATGATAACAGTCCACATCATGAATTCTGGGCGTACAGCAagcattttttaactaatttaagCTTTTTGGAtcctaaaaatgaaaaaaaaaaaaattgtgccTACATTAGATAA